The following proteins are co-located in the Bacillus pumilus genome:
- a CDS encoding M3 family oligoendopeptidase: MGLKPLQETWDLDAFFKGGSSSPEFMTYLQHIQQLLDELRQKVDAFSKEDTHIESRLTSVLDTYETTYKKLSQAGSFVSCLQSQNTKDMKAGSLRGKIAKLEAELGTILALLDQALAAIPSNKWEELMNAEAFSDVRYILNERRERVKDQLPVEQETLIQKLAVDGYHAWDELYSSLVNKISIPFEQNGETQMISVGQAENAMDDSDREVRKAVYHNLEHAWTQDEHLFASTLNHLAGFRLQVYEARGWDHILKEPLDICRMKQETLDAMWSVIDEHKQPFIDYLQRKADMLGVDKLSWFDVGAPIGSETKIYPYQEAAAFIVKHFAGFGEELAAFTEKAFNERWIEAEDRPNKRVGGFCTNFPDSGESRIFMTFSGSPSNVATLAHELGHSFHQEVMQDVRILNRKYAMNVAETASTFAEMIVADASLKEVANEEERLSLLEDKLQRSVAFFMNIQSRFLFEQRFYEERKHGEVPADRLNELMVEAQKEAFGDSLDEYHPHFWASKLHFHITGVPFYNFPYTFGYMFSLGIYAKALQAGTSFEEKYIALLKDTASMTVEDLAYKHLGVDLTQKAFWEEAISLAVADAEEFLEATKK, encoded by the coding sequence TTGGGATTAAAACCATTACAAGAGACGTGGGATTTAGATGCCTTTTTTAAAGGAGGCAGTTCTTCACCAGAATTTATGACATACTTGCAGCACATTCAGCAGCTGCTAGATGAATTACGCCAAAAGGTGGATGCCTTTTCAAAAGAAGATACACACATTGAAAGCAGGTTAACATCTGTCCTTGACACGTATGAAACCACATATAAAAAACTGTCTCAAGCAGGTTCATTTGTATCTTGTCTACAATCTCAAAATACAAAGGATATGAAGGCAGGCAGTCTTCGAGGGAAGATTGCCAAGCTGGAAGCCGAACTAGGAACCATTCTTGCGCTGCTTGATCAAGCGCTTGCTGCAATTCCTTCGAACAAGTGGGAAGAACTGATGAATGCAGAAGCCTTCTCAGATGTTCGCTACATATTAAATGAACGCAGAGAGCGTGTGAAGGATCAACTTCCTGTTGAACAAGAAACGTTGATTCAAAAATTAGCCGTAGATGGATATCACGCATGGGATGAGCTTTATTCTAGCTTAGTGAATAAGATTTCCATTCCATTTGAGCAAAATGGTGAAACGCAAATGATTTCTGTCGGCCAAGCGGAAAATGCGATGGATGATTCAGATCGTGAAGTCAGAAAGGCTGTTTATCATAACCTAGAGCATGCATGGACGCAGGATGAACATTTATTTGCAAGCACGCTCAATCATCTCGCTGGCTTTCGTTTGCAAGTGTATGAAGCTAGAGGCTGGGATCATATTTTAAAAGAGCCGCTTGATATTTGCCGGATGAAACAAGAAACCCTTGATGCAATGTGGTCTGTGATTGATGAACATAAGCAGCCATTCATTGATTACCTACAGCGTAAAGCTGACATGCTTGGGGTTGATAAGCTGAGCTGGTTCGATGTTGGGGCGCCTATTGGCAGTGAGACCAAAATTTATCCTTATCAAGAAGCAGCTGCTTTTATTGTGAAACATTTCGCTGGATTTGGAGAAGAGCTTGCTGCCTTTACGGAAAAAGCCTTTAATGAACGCTGGATAGAAGCTGAGGATCGTCCAAACAAACGTGTAGGCGGCTTTTGTACAAATTTCCCTGACAGCGGAGAATCGCGCATTTTTATGACCTTTTCAGGAAGTCCATCCAATGTTGCGACACTAGCGCATGAACTTGGTCATTCGTTCCATCAGGAAGTGATGCAGGATGTTCGCATTCTCAATCGTAAATATGCGATGAATGTAGCTGAAACGGCGTCGACATTCGCAGAAATGATTGTGGCTGATGCTTCATTAAAAGAGGTGGCAAATGAAGAGGAGCGTCTCAGTTTGTTAGAGGATAAGCTGCAGCGGAGTGTGGCGTTCTTCATGAACATTCAATCTCGTTTCTTATTTGAACAGCGCTTTTATGAAGAGCGTAAACATGGAGAAGTGCCGGCTGACCGGCTAAATGAGCTGATGGTAGAAGCGCAGAAGGAAGCTTTCGGGGACTCTTTAGATGAATACCATCCGCATTTCTGGGCATCTAAACTGCATTTCCATATTACAGGTGTACCATTTTATAATTTCCCTTATACATTTGGTTACATGTTCTCGCTAGGTATTTACGCAAAAGCATTGCAGGCTGGTACATCGTTTGAAGAGAAATACATCGCCTTATTAAAGGATACAGCTTCAATGACAGTAGAAGATTTAGCATATAAGCATTTAGGCGTCGACCTCACCCAAAAAGCATTTTGGGAAGAAGCTATTTCTCTGGCAGTAGCAGATGCCGAAGAGTTTTTAGAAGCGACGAAAAAATAA
- the cccB gene encoding cytochrome c551, translating to MKKSGLTLLFVAMFFVLAACGGNSSSSDKEGSKSTSTMSSGEEVYQQNCIGCHGKDLSGGGGPSLKEVGKKYNESQIADIAQNGKGSMPSGMVDEKQAKEVAKWLSEKK from the coding sequence ATGAAAAAGAGCGGATTAACACTTCTATTTGTGGCCATGTTTTTTGTACTTGCGGCTTGTGGAGGAAATTCAAGCAGCAGTGACAAAGAAGGAAGTAAGAGTACTTCTACTATGAGCAGTGGGGAGGAAGTTTATCAGCAAAACTGTATTGGCTGTCATGGGAAAGATTTATCTGGCGGCGGCGGACCAAGCCTGAAAGAAGTAGGGAAGAAATATAACGAAAGCCAAATCGCAGACATTGCACAGAACGGTAAAGGGTCTATGCCAAGCGGGATGGTAGATGAGAAGCAAGCGAAAGAAGTCGCAAAATGGCTTTCAGAGAAAAAATAA
- a CDS encoding YitT family protein: MKQGHHSQFLIEVKNYLFILIGSAIVAIGFNTLLLPNQIAAGGVSGISTIMQSFGFEAAYVQWGLNIPLFIAGFYLLGGTFGVKTLVGSIFLPLMVFLTRQIAPVTHEALLAAIFGGVVIGIGIGLVFLGNGSTGGTALAAKIINKYTGLTLGTCLAMMDGLIVLAAMTVFGIEEGLYAVIGVFISSKTIDVVQAGFSHSKMAMIITGHEDEVRQAVFDQIDRGVTKISAVGGYTDHDRPILMCVVGQTQFTKLKQVVKAIDASAFVIVMDAKEVLGEGFKRA, from the coding sequence ATGAAGCAGGGACATCACTCTCAATTTTTGATCGAAGTGAAAAATTATCTGTTCATTTTAATAGGATCAGCCATCGTGGCGATTGGATTTAATACGTTATTATTACCGAATCAGATAGCCGCTGGGGGTGTGAGCGGAATTAGTACCATTATGCAGTCATTCGGTTTTGAAGCGGCATATGTGCAGTGGGGACTTAATATTCCGCTGTTTATCGCTGGTTTTTATTTATTAGGCGGTACATTTGGTGTGAAAACACTCGTTGGCTCTATTTTTTTACCTTTGATGGTGTTCTTAACAAGACAAATTGCTCCTGTAACACATGAAGCACTGTTAGCAGCCATTTTTGGTGGAGTGGTGATTGGAATCGGGATAGGGCTCGTGTTCCTCGGGAATGGATCAACGGGTGGAACGGCACTCGCTGCCAAAATCATTAATAAATATACAGGACTGACGCTTGGCACATGTTTAGCGATGATGGATGGCCTGATTGTCCTCGCTGCCATGACTGTTTTTGGAATCGAAGAAGGACTTTACGCTGTCATTGGTGTATTTATCTCGAGTAAAACAATTGATGTGGTACAGGCCGGCTTCAGTCATTCGAAAATGGCAATGATCATTACAGGGCATGAGGATGAGGTCAGACAAGCGGTTTTTGATCAAATTGACCGTGGTGTGACGAAGATCTCGGCAGTCGGAGGATATACCGATCATGACCGTCCGATTCTCATGTGTGTCGTTGGGCAAACACAATTCACAAAGTTGAAACAAGTCGTGAAAGCAATCGATGCATCAGCATTTGTCATCGTGATGGACGCAAAAGAGGTGCTTGGTGAGGGTTTTAAAAGGGCGTAA
- the ctpB gene encoding carboxy-terminal processing protease CtpB, whose protein sequence is MKKQIASIMVSVVLLMSAGVITHKEGTHAESPKAASAMAGQAQSSDRAKENGMEKIEKAYDLISNEYVEEVDRQKLLEGAIQGMLSTLNDPYSVYMDKQTAKQFSDSLDSSFEGIGAEVGMDEGKIIIVSAFKKSPAAKAGLKPKDEIISIDGEPMKEKSLNDAVLKIRGKKGTSVALKIRRNGIEKDLTFHIKREEIPLETVTSSMKEVNGHKTGYIAISSFSEDTAKDFTSSLDKLEKKGMEGLVLDVRGNPGGYLQSVEDILKHFITKDQPYIQIAERNGDRKRYFSKRKEQKPYPVNVLIDKGSASASEILAGAMKEAGKYEVVGDVSFGKGTVQQAVPMGDGSNIKLTLYKWLTPKGNWIHKKGVVPTIAIHQPDYFTAGPLQLKEPLQLDMNNEEVRQAQTLLKGLSFDPGRVDGYFDEETKKAVLAFQSTYNLEKSGVIDLKTAKMMNKMVDEVKSYEKNDLQLQTALKALYLKK, encoded by the coding sequence ATGAAAAAACAAATCGCATCTATTATGGTAAGTGTCGTTCTATTAATGAGTGCAGGGGTGATCACGCATAAAGAGGGGACTCATGCGGAGTCACCGAAAGCAGCTTCTGCAATGGCTGGACAAGCTCAATCAAGTGATCGGGCGAAAGAAAATGGAATGGAGAAAATCGAGAAAGCCTATGACCTCATTTCAAATGAATATGTAGAGGAAGTGGATCGCCAAAAGCTGCTTGAAGGCGCCATTCAAGGGATGCTTTCAACTTTAAATGATCCGTATTCAGTATACATGGACAAGCAAACTGCAAAACAATTTTCTGATTCGCTTGATTCCTCCTTTGAGGGAATTGGGGCAGAAGTAGGGATGGATGAAGGAAAGATCATTATCGTCTCTGCCTTTAAAAAATCCCCTGCAGCCAAAGCAGGTCTTAAGCCGAAAGATGAAATCATCAGTATTGATGGTGAGCCGATGAAAGAAAAAAGCTTAAACGATGCTGTGCTGAAAATACGAGGAAAAAAAGGAACGTCTGTCGCCTTGAAAATCAGACGAAACGGGATTGAAAAAGATTTAACATTCCATATCAAACGAGAAGAAATCCCGCTTGAAACAGTGACTTCCTCTATGAAAGAGGTAAATGGTCATAAAACGGGCTATATTGCGATTTCTAGCTTTTCTGAAGACACTGCGAAGGATTTCACGTCAAGCCTGGATAAGCTCGAGAAAAAGGGCATGGAGGGTCTTGTGTTGGATGTGAGAGGAAACCCTGGCGGCTATCTACAAAGTGTAGAAGATATTTTGAAGCATTTTATTACGAAGGATCAGCCATATATTCAAATCGCAGAACGGAACGGCGACCGAAAACGATATTTTTCAAAACGGAAAGAACAGAAACCTTACCCGGTCAACGTCTTAATTGATAAAGGCAGTGCATCTGCTTCTGAGATACTTGCTGGTGCAATGAAAGAAGCCGGAAAGTATGAAGTGGTTGGTGATGTCTCCTTTGGGAAAGGAACTGTGCAGCAGGCGGTTCCAATGGGAGATGGAAGTAATATTAAATTAACGCTGTATAAATGGCTGACACCAAAAGGGAATTGGATTCACAAAAAAGGTGTCGTGCCCACTATTGCGATTCATCAGCCAGATTACTTTACTGCCGGCCCGCTACAGCTAAAAGAACCGCTTCAGCTTGATATGAACAACGAAGAAGTTAGACAAGCACAGACGCTGTTAAAAGGGTTGTCATTTGATCCTGGCAGAGTAGATGGATACTTTGATGAAGAAACGAAAAAAGCCGTACTTGCCTTCCAAAGCACATATAATTTGGAAAAGTCAGGTGTTATTGATTTGAAGACAGCGAAAATGATGAACAAAATGGTGGATGAAGTAAAATCCTACGAAAAAAATGATCTCCAGCTGCAGACTGCACTAAAAGCACTATATCTTAAAAAATAA
- a CDS encoding alpha/beta fold hydrolase — translation MKKILQITGITLLVLMILAFGAFYTWSRFTYGPSEGLKKQVNIEQVEHKNGVYAFEASKSDTGIILYPGAKVEPLAYAYIGDALMKKGYSVFIPKMPFSFAIFNTKKAQDIIKDHQAIKHWYIGGHSLGGTAAAMYAEKNQSKLDGLFFLASYPASDDLKQASFKVLSISSEKDGLATQEKIKQSKKQLPSQTVYHEIQGGNHAQFGMYGKQKGDQPADIPALAQQKEIIQRVIEWLKPAKNLP, via the coding sequence ATGAAGAAAATACTGCAGATTACTGGCATTACATTACTTGTACTGATGATCTTAGCTTTTGGTGCCTTCTATACATGGAGCCGCTTTACGTATGGACCATCCGAAGGATTAAAAAAGCAAGTGAACATCGAGCAAGTGGAACATAAAAATGGGGTTTATGCATTTGAGGCTTCAAAAAGCGATACAGGCATCATTCTCTATCCCGGGGCAAAGGTGGAACCACTTGCTTACGCCTATATAGGGGATGCGCTAATGAAAAAAGGCTATTCTGTCTTTATCCCCAAGATGCCGTTTTCCTTTGCGATCTTCAATACAAAGAAAGCACAGGACATCATCAAGGATCATCAAGCCATCAAACACTGGTATATTGGCGGTCATTCACTTGGCGGGACAGCTGCCGCTATGTATGCAGAAAAAAACCAAAGCAAGCTGGACGGACTCTTTTTCCTTGCTTCCTATCCAGCATCAGATGATCTGAAACAAGCGTCCTTCAAGGTACTATCTATATCAAGCGAAAAGGATGGGCTAGCGACACAAGAGAAAATCAAGCAGTCGAAAAAACAGCTCCCCTCTCAAACGGTGTACCATGAGATACAAGGAGGGAATCATGCGCAATTTGGCATGTACGGCAAACAAAAAGGTGATCAGCCTGCTGATATTCCAGCCCTAGCACAGCAAAAAGAGATCATTCAGAGGGTGATTGAATGGTTAAAGCCAGCAAAAAATCTCCCGTAA
- a CDS encoding sulfite exporter TauE/SafE family protein, which produces MYIILTMLFLGILLGFVGAGGAGFVIALLTLIFDVPIHTALGTSLAAMAFTTLSGAYSHYREGNIQLKSGLIVGALACIASFAGAKVAPFIPEESLHYLTAGMLFLSAVFMMIKLFVLNEEAEQQPLSSRQLLTRGIILGLVSGMLSGMFGIGSAPFIQVGLLILLKLSIRQAVGTTMLVIIPISIGGGIGYISEGYVDFILLIQILIGTVLGAFIGAKFTRLAPKVLLKSAVLLTPIIAGLLLLF; this is translated from the coding sequence ATGTATATTATATTAACTATGCTTTTTTTAGGAATTTTATTAGGATTTGTAGGAGCTGGCGGGGCTGGTTTTGTCATCGCATTGCTTACGTTAATATTTGATGTACCAATCCATACAGCACTAGGTACGTCTTTAGCCGCTATGGCATTTACGACATTATCAGGTGCTTACAGTCACTACCGGGAAGGAAATATTCAGCTCAAATCTGGTTTGATTGTCGGTGCTTTAGCTTGTATTGCATCTTTTGCGGGAGCAAAGGTTGCTCCTTTTATTCCAGAGGAAAGCTTGCACTATTTAACAGCCGGTATGCTCTTTTTATCTGCTGTTTTTATGATGATCAAATTATTTGTCCTCAATGAAGAAGCAGAGCAGCAGCCGCTTTCTTCACGTCAGCTGCTGACAAGGGGCATCATTTTAGGACTTGTATCAGGTATGCTGTCAGGCATGTTCGGTATTGGGTCTGCCCCATTTATTCAAGTGGGACTTTTAATTTTGCTGAAGCTGTCTATTAGACAGGCTGTTGGCACGACCATGCTTGTCATTATTCCGATCTCCATTGGCGGTGGAATTGGTTATATTTCAGAGGGCTATGTTGATTTTATTTTGCTGATTCAAATCTTAATTGGAACAGTATTAGGGGCATTTATTGGCGCGAAATTCACACGACTTGCACCGAAGGTCTTATTGAAATCCGCTGTACTGTTAACCCCTATTATTGCCGGGTTACTGCTGTTATTTTAA
- the ftsE gene encoding cell division ATP-binding protein FtsE: MIEMKEVYKIYPNGVKAINGINVSIHPGEFVYVVGPSGAGKSTFIKMMYREEKPTKGKILINNKDLGSIKEKEIPYVRREIGVVFQDFKLLPSLTVFENVAFALEVIGEQPSIIKKKVLDVLDLVQLKHKARQFPDQLSGGEQQRVSIARSIVNSPEVVIADEPTGNLDPDTSLEIMKTLEEINNRGTTVVMATHNKEIVNSIKKRVIAIEDGMIVRDEARGEYGIYD, encoded by the coding sequence ATGATTGAAATGAAGGAAGTCTACAAGATCTATCCTAATGGCGTAAAGGCGATCAATGGAATCAATGTCTCTATCCATCCAGGAGAATTTGTGTATGTTGTTGGTCCCAGTGGTGCTGGTAAATCCACTTTCATCAAAATGATGTATCGTGAAGAGAAGCCAACCAAAGGGAAAATCTTAATTAATAACAAAGATTTAGGCTCGATTAAGGAAAAAGAAATTCCTTATGTGAGAAGAGAAATCGGCGTGGTATTCCAAGATTTCAAACTGCTGCCGTCCCTCACAGTGTTTGAGAACGTGGCATTTGCTCTTGAAGTTATTGGTGAACAGCCAAGTATCATTAAGAAAAAAGTGCTTGATGTACTCGATTTGGTGCAGCTAAAGCACAAAGCGCGCCAATTTCCTGACCAGCTTTCTGGCGGTGAACAGCAGCGTGTATCTATCGCTAGATCGATCGTCAATAGTCCTGAGGTTGTCATTGCAGACGAGCCTACAGGAAACCTTGATCCAGATACATCATTGGAAATCATGAAGACACTGGAAGAGATTAATAACCGCGGTACAACAGTCGTCATGGCGACACACAACAAAGAGATTGTAAACAGCATCAAGAAACGCGTCATCGCAATCGAAGATGGTATGATTGTGCGTGACGAAGCAAGAGGGGAGTACGGAATTTATGATTAA
- the prfB gene encoding peptide chain release factor 2 (programmed frameshift) — MELVEIRQELENMASRLADFRGSLDLETKEAKIAELEATMSKADFWNDQQKAQGVINEANALKDYVNTYHELSESHEELQMTHDLLKEDYDEELHVELEKELKNLTKQFNEFELQLLLSEPYDKNNAILELHPGAGGTESQDWGSMLLRMYTRWAERRGFKVETLDYLPGDEAGIKSVTLLVKGHNAYGYLKAEKGVHRLVRISPFDSSGRRHTSFVSCDVMPEFNEEIDIDIRTEDIKVDTYRASGAGGQHVNTTDSAVRITHIPTNVVVTCQTERSQIKNRERAMKMLKSKLYQKRIEEQQAELDEIRGEQKEIGWGSQIRSYVFHPYSLVKDHRTNTEMGNVQAVMDGDLDSFIDAYLRSKLS, encoded by the exons ATGGAATTAGTAGAAATTAGACAAGAGCTTGAAAATATGGCTAGCAGGCTAGCTGATTTTAGGGGGTCTCTT GACCTAGAAACAAAGGAAGCCAAAATCGCAGAACTTGAAGCGACGATGTCAAAGGCTGATTTTTGGAATGATCAGCAAAAGGCGCAAGGTGTCATTAATGAAGCCAATGCACTGAAGGATTATGTCAATACATATCATGAGCTCAGTGAGTCACATGAAGAGCTGCAAATGACGCATGACTTATTAAAGGAAGATTATGACGAGGAGCTTCATGTAGAGCTTGAAAAAGAGCTGAAGAACTTAACGAAGCAGTTTAATGAATTTGAGCTGCAGCTTCTTTTAAGCGAACCATACGACAAAAACAATGCCATTCTTGAGCTTCACCCAGGTGCAGGCGGTACTGAATCACAGGACTGGGGTTCTATGCTCCTGAGAATGTACACTCGCTGGGCGGAGCGCAGAGGCTTTAAGGTAGAAACACTTGATTATCTTCCTGGCGATGAAGCTGGAATTAAGTCTGTGACATTGCTGGTCAAAGGGCATAATGCCTACGGTTACTTAAAAGCTGAAAAAGGTGTCCATCGTTTGGTGCGTATTTCTCCTTTTGATTCATCTGGCCGTAGACATACATCCTTCGTTTCCTGTGATGTCATGCCAGAATTCAATGAAGAAATAGATATTGATATTCGTACAGAGGACATTAAGGTTGATACGTATCGTGCAAGCGGTGCAGGTGGCCAGCACGTCAATACGACGGACTCTGCGGTTCGTATCACACACATTCCAACAAATGTCGTGGTGACATGCCAAACAGAAAGATCACAAATCAAAAACAGAGAACGTGCAATGAAAATGCTGAAATCGAAACTCTATCAAAAGCGAATCGAAGAACAGCAGGCAGAATTGGATGAAATCAGAGGAGAACAGAAAGAAATTGGCTGGGGCAGCCAAATTCGCTCTTATGTATTCCACCCATATTCTCTTGTGAAAGACCATCGAACCAATACGGAGATGGGAAATGTTCAAGCGGTCATGGATGGAGATTTAGATTCATTTATCGATGCTTATTTACGTTCGAAATTATCATAA
- the ftsX gene encoding permease-like cell division protein FtsX: protein MIKTLSRHLRESFRSLGRNTWMTFASISAVTVTLILVGVFLVIMLNLNNMASNAEKEVEVKVLIDLTANQKQQDELKAEIEKIPEISDVKYSSKDDELKALIKSFGENGQSMGLVDQENPLNDAFIVKTTDPHDTPKVAKKLENLKGTYKVTYGKEEVSRLFNVVGVARNVGIALIIGLLFTAMFLISNTIKITIFARRKEIEIMKLVGATNWFIRWPFFIEGLLLGVFGSIIPIALLLSTYQYVVGWVAPRVQGSFISMLPYNPFVFQVSLILLLIGAFIGVWGSLTSIRKFLKV from the coding sequence ATGATTAAAACTCTCTCGCGTCATTTACGTGAGAGCTTCCGTTCACTTGGAAGAAACACGTGGATGACATTTGCATCAATTAGTGCGGTTACTGTCACACTGATTTTAGTTGGGGTATTTCTTGTCATTATGCTCAACTTGAATAACATGGCATCGAACGCTGAAAAAGAAGTAGAAGTAAAAGTATTAATCGATTTAACGGCAAATCAAAAGCAGCAGGATGAATTAAAAGCAGAAATTGAAAAGATTCCTGAAATCAGTGATGTGAAATACTCATCTAAGGATGACGAACTAAAAGCACTGATTAAAAGCTTCGGTGAAAATGGACAATCTATGGGGCTTGTTGATCAAGAAAACCCATTAAACGATGCATTTATTGTGAAAACAACCGATCCTCACGATACACCAAAAGTAGCGAAAAAATTAGAAAACCTAAAGGGTACGTATAAAGTAACCTATGGAAAAGAAGAGGTCAGCCGACTCTTTAATGTGGTCGGAGTGGCTCGTAATGTCGGCATTGCGCTCATTATTGGGCTCTTATTTACAGCGATGTTCTTGATCTCCAATACGATCAAAATTACGATTTTTGCTAGACGGAAAGAAATTGAGATTATGAAGCTAGTAGGTGCAACGAACTGGTTTATCCGCTGGCCATTCTTCATTGAAGGATTACTGCTTGGTGTATTTGGTTCCATTATACCAATCGCTCTATTGCTTAGCACGTATCAATATGTTGTGGGCTGGGTGGCGCCGAGAGTACAAGGCTCATTTATTTCAATGCTTCCATATAACCCGTTTGTCTTTCAAGTATCACTGATTCTTCTATTGATCGGTGCATTCATTGGTGTGTGGGGAAGCTTAACGTCCATCCGTAAATTCTTAAAAGTATAA
- a CDS encoding murein hydrolase activator EnvC family protein, with protein MKRKLMMAGMAAFIGTTWLYIPGNENRAFAYEDLDQKRQQIEEKTSKTESTLKKKKSELAKLEKKETKLKQEIEKIDQKVSAATEKVAEKEKEVKQTKQEIKKLKKDIQVINERIEKRKAIFKDRIRSMQKSGGTINYLDVLLGARSFSDFVSRVGAVTTIVEADKDMITEHENDLKLVEQKEAELNNQLSGLETSLKELEALKKDLSKQQKEKGKVLGHVSEEKEHAHDELGKLENEKEILANQKAAVKSEEARRQKEEAKKAQQAAAKKNAPASSGGSDQVSDTPASSSGFIKPAAGRFSSGFGGRSGGHHYGLDIAAKGTVSVVAAASGTVTNSSYSSSYGNVVFITHNINGQTYQTVYAHLSTRSVSTGQRVEQGQFLGYMGNTGQSHGQHLHFELHKGLWNGAKSNAVNPAQYIR; from the coding sequence TTGAAAAGAAAGCTGATGATGGCTGGAATGGCAGCGTTTATTGGAACAACGTGGCTATACATTCCAGGAAACGAAAATCGTGCATTCGCATACGAAGACCTAGATCAAAAACGTCAACAAATCGAAGAGAAAACATCAAAGACTGAATCAACTTTGAAGAAAAAGAAATCAGAGCTGGCAAAGCTTGAAAAGAAAGAAACAAAGCTAAAACAAGAGATTGAAAAGATTGACCAAAAGGTAAGTGCTGCAACTGAAAAGGTCGCTGAAAAGGAAAAAGAAGTCAAACAAACGAAACAAGAGATCAAGAAACTGAAAAAAGACATTCAAGTCATCAACGAGCGAATTGAAAAAAGAAAAGCGATTTTCAAAGACCGAATTCGTTCTATGCAAAAAAGCGGCGGTACGATCAACTATTTAGATGTGCTGCTAGGTGCTCGCAGCTTTAGTGATTTTGTCAGTCGTGTTGGAGCTGTCACAACGATTGTCGAAGCAGATAAAGACATGATTACAGAACATGAAAATGATTTAAAGCTGGTGGAGCAAAAAGAAGCAGAGCTAAATAATCAGCTAAGTGGACTTGAAACATCACTGAAAGAGCTTGAAGCCCTGAAAAAGGACCTATCCAAACAGCAAAAAGAAAAAGGAAAAGTCCTTGGTCATGTATCGGAAGAAAAAGAACATGCACATGATGAACTGGGCAAGCTTGAAAATGAAAAAGAAATTCTAGCGAATCAAAAAGCGGCTGTGAAGTCTGAGGAAGCACGCCGTCAAAAGGAAGAAGCTAAAAAAGCACAGCAAGCCGCTGCTAAAAAAAATGCACCTGCATCAAGTGGCGGGTCTGATCAAGTGTCAGATACACCAGCAAGCAGCTCAGGCTTCATTAAGCCGGCTGCAGGCCGATTCTCATCAGGCTTTGGTGGACGTTCTGGCGGACATCATTACGGATTAGATATTGCGGCAAAAGGCACCGTTTCTGTCGTTGCAGCAGCATCTGGAACAGTCACGAACTCAAGCTACTCGTCAAGCTACGGGAATGTTGTATTTATTACACACAACATCAATGGACAGACGTATCAAACGGTATACGCCCATCTGTCAACAAGAAGTGTTTCAACAGGGCAGAGAGTCGAGCAAGGACAATTCCTTGGGTATATGGGAAACACTGGTCAATCGCATGGCCAGCATCTTCATTTTGAACTTCATAAAGGATTATGGAATGGCGCAAAATCAAATGCAGTCAATCCAGCGCAATATATCCGCTAA